In the genome of Carya illinoinensis cultivar Pawnee chromosome 13, C.illinoinensisPawnee_v1, whole genome shotgun sequence, the window taaaataatatattattaaaaattgttctatcatcttctctctcttttgttttttagctttttttttttttttattacaatgttattttaaaatcatGTTTGAACCTGGGTTTTGATTTGATAATGTTGTTTTTCACATGAAAGTACAAAGATTTTACACGGATTTAGGTATAAACGATCaagtttatataattatattttcaattaaagatatttatgtaaaaaaatattactctttaaaattattttataaaactacCATCCATTTAAAACACGATTAAATCGGAATAATTCCAAAGATTGCGCTTACTTGTCAACTAAGAAACTGaagttttttaattattattctagAAGTGATTGTTGTGTTAGTTCTTGTCAAAAGTAGATCTCTCCCTTTATTCTatactttatatttatttatttatcatatgAGTAGGTAGAatacatttatatttgaatcTTCATGAAAAATAGAAGCTTTCTAGCAATATGCTCTAGCTTTTGAATCCTAATTTCCtcccttttcaatttttttgtactTGGAAAATTTGGCTTTCTGACATGCCTCTGAGATTGATAACATTTATATTCAAGTTCGGTAATTTGTATGCttgactttttctttttaccaACAAAAGAAAGCCACAAGCATCTTAACATGAATTAtaataactttatatatatatatatatataatagctttTAGAACCCTGGGGTTGGCTGTAAGTGGTAAACGCTTTAAGTTTGGAGGAATGCTCTCTTcaactttaaaatttgaatcttcttGAGCGcaaataatttataagaaatattagattgcagattttttttttttaattacttgatGTGTACTTGTAAAAACCTTCTTACCGAAAGTTTGTGCATCTTAAGATTAGTTAGAACATTGTTCCTGGACACTCAGTGCCAATAAAACCAAATTATATCATAGCTTTTGGTGCACTAAGGCATGAACAGGTCTCAACTTTTGTGTAGAGTTCACGACCAATCAAGGGGAGGAAGAAAAAAGGGTAAGCAATAATGTGCTTtctcaaaaaattaaagataaaaggTTTGAACAGGGATGATTTTGTTTATGACATTTCTAAATACAAAGAGAACCAAAAATGATGGAATTAATCTCTCTAAAGATCTGCAGAATGATCACAGATCAAGGGCTTAGTTTTTTCAGCAACACGAGGAAACAAATGTGTGTATACGAGTAATTATTAGGTAGATTCGAAATAAGAGCATAGTACTCTCATCTAATCACATGATGACATATCATTaaaaattagaagcttatatcaATACATTTCATTCTTTAATAAGTTTACAGTAAAAGGATgggaaattttttaatatatggtcGTTTTCAAGGCCAAACTTTGGGCAGATGGGTTTTCCCACGAAGTTCGATTTTCCCAAGGTAGCACAACATCTATACAATTGGTACCGATTGAGAAATGATTTGAAAGCAACCACTTCTCGGCCATTTCGAAACTGTAATCTTTCAGGCAATATTGGAACCTTGGTTTCTTGTTCCTTTAAATATTTTGCCGACCGACCCCATGCAGTGAGATTagctttttttttaaccttttatcGATGATAAAGAGGCAAATAATTTAACAAcccactttaaaaaaatataagaagatTGTCACCCCCCTAACTTTTCAGTCATTTACTAACTAACACTAGCATCACGGGTTGAAATGTGGTGTCTTTGCTTTGCTTGTTGATAGAGATTGCTACTCAATGAGTGAGTAAAAACAGGAGGGAGTCGGAAGCTTTGCCTTTCAGtatgattatataatatatatttgaaccCAATAGATCATTGGTTGCTtgagtattttattatttttttgtgacattattattattattaacataagATTGATCCCTTTTGGTTTATCTATATATTCATGAAATTTTAATCAAAGAAATACTACTcttcactattattttattCCTATTTCCCCCTCCGCCTGCTCCATTTTCTGCTGCATCAGAATCtgaaaaccttttttttattggccATGAACATTATATCTAGTTCATCAATCCTCAAAAGAAGTTAATGTTATGGTAGAATTCATgaaatgaagaacaaaataaaagtaGTGGAAAAAGGAAgtacaatttattaaaaaagaatagaaaaatattggaAAGTCATAGAAAAGAGATGAGGCCAACTGAACATGGTAGAAGATAGAGCTAGTGAAGTAGATTTTCTATGGACAAGTTGGCAGCAAGAGATTGCCAAGGCCAAGGACATCCTGCTGTAGTGTTTCAACTTTCTTTCATGTCTTTAATTTCATAGTCAAGTaggtgagattttttttttttaacaaacacAGTCTAGTGGtgaacacttaaaaaaaaaaaaaaaatgcagtccCTACCAATCCTTGCACATGCCATGAATATGTTCGTTATATGTTGCTTGCCAAACAAATTATCATGATTTTAAGCTTTTTCCCCCCCCCCGTTCTCAACAAACATGCaatggtaaaataaaaataaaagaataataccAATCACATTTGGTTGTCTACCTTTAATAATGTTTTAAGTGGGGGTAATCAATGTCACTCGATTTGCAATTTTATctgttttttgtaattttgttttcGAATGGCTAAGCAGGCGCCACGCTTCATAAATCATGGTTTTGCCCCCCCTCGATTTCCGGCTCCATTCATCAAACATGCCTACAAAAATGGTCAACTTGATCAAGTAGATAATACAATTTTTCTTCTGcgtttgtttatttatattatttgtaaattcTCCAGCAAGTTATATACATCACGTCACTCTAATAAAACCATTTGCATCAAGCAGTATTACATCAGAAAAACAGAGCAGGAAATGGGATTGAATCCCTACCAGGCTACCAAGAATTCTCAACTGCCACACCATTGTTTAAGATAATTCAGAGAAATATGTaggtattttttatgaatatatagattatacaatatcatatcatggacagaaaaacaaaaaaaggaaaaatattgcaGAAAATATAGGAAAAGGAAACCCTAGAATATATGCAGGTGCGACTAATAGACAAGACATATAGGAAAATATAGAAATTTTCTTGACGAATATTCTGAccaatagaataataaaatattgttcatgacaacaatttgttaaaaaaataaaaaaaaaaccgatatCTTCGAAATCAGTGATATGTCGATTTTGTCAAGCCTCACGATATCTCACCaatatgttttaaatttaagacaCTGGTGAATACTCTACTACTACAAAATCACAGAAAAGTAACTCAGGCAAGGGGAACTGCAAAGCACCCGTCATATCCTCAACCCATGATAAACATAGAAGCTTACAAACGCTCTGTTAAAATcaagaaatcaaataaaaggaTAGGGTTGCACTGCTAATAGGCAGATTTTCACTTTAAACATTTTCATTGGCAAATCAAATCCAGTACTCTTGCATTTCATCTTGCTTGTTAGAGCCACTCATATTTCAACATAAGCACGAGGAAAGATGAGGGCAACCACAAATGGACAATTGATCACAAAATAGTAATTCCCACCTCTAATCTCACGGCTTGTGGATCTTGAAGCCAAAAACTCTTGGAACATAGCTCTGTATTGCTTTTTGTGGCTTTAGGTGTCCATATGTCATTAGAAATAAGTGGGGAAACGTGGTTCCAAAATAAGCGCCATCAATATCTTGATAAAGTCAAGAAAATCAACCGAAAGAAACTTGCAAATTGAAACATGTCATATATTTAGCCACAGTACTACAATGGTCAAAACAAAGAATCGTTAATCACACAAATCACAATCATGCATTATCAAGCTACAGTTCAAGGGAAGCTCCAACTGCACTAGATGAATAAAtgtacatctctttttttttcttttttcttttttttatcagtacaATATAACACCTCTAGCTGCCAATAGTAAACAGCCTAAGAGTATTGCCAACGACAAAACTAAGCAACAGCTTTAAACAATTTAAAAGCCTAAGGTTGTCTCTGCAACTAGATTACCGGAACTGACTCAAATTTCATGCGTTTCGCTCAGGCTTCAGGGCTCATGAATGATTAACCCATCTCAGATTATCCATGATTGGCTAAGAGCTCATTTACTATCCAGTACAATCCTAGCTTAAATTTCAAGTCCAGGTGTTATGCAAATCAGCAGGGTTAACAGTAAAGCATCAAATGTGAGCACAATGGTTTCTTTCACAACAGTGGAAGAAGCAGAAGCAGCAGTGAATGAGCTCATATTATGGTAATCCAGCCAGGCTTAGCTCGTTTTGCTGCTTGCCTTGGCTCACTCTTTTGTTAATTgaatgaaattcaaacaaaaagtcCAAATTAATTTCATAGACAAGGTAAGCCAAAGATCCCTCGATTTTGTCTTTTAGGTTCACAAACCTTGTTGTGTCACTTATAAGCCCCTCCTCCCTTTTTTGATCGGTTTTGAAGAGGGTATAGGGTGAATAGGTTTGTTTCAGGAGTCGAACCCACATCTCCGGGCAAAAGACAGACCCGGCAAATTACCTATATTCCATCAAAAGTAACATTCTATTCTATGGCTCTTAGTTCTTCTGCCTTGGCTACTTTGCCAGCGTTCAATTAACATTATCAATTTGATGCACAGTTAGATCACTAAAATTAGCACTCATTGCTGAGGCAGATGCATGATATATGCAAATAAGTTTCTTAGCGATTAACAAGTGCAACAGAAGGATACTGCCTTGGTACTTGGATCGAGGGTAATATATATCTTCACATTTGGGGCAGTAGATTTTTACAGTGCTTGAGCGAGGAATGTCTGACTGGCCAACTGGGAGGCAGGGTTGTCCACAGCAGTAAACTCTAGGGCATCTTCCAAAATCATAGTTTTTGTACTTCTCTAACTGCAGAAGATTTAATAACTATCCtttacaaaaatagaaaaagcaagcaaaaaaaaaagaaaaaaagagcaaAAGTTAATTCTAAACATTACCATTGCGGTCATTCCCTTGCTGGTCAGTATGTATCGAACATGTATAAGACCATACAGCATCTCTGCTGCTGACTCAACCAATTCATTCTGCTCTTCAGTGAACATGTCACCTGAGCAAGTCAATATCCATACCCATTAAAAATGGCTCAAGTGCAAGATCCTTCACACACACGCACcaaatccaacaaaaataaatcagCCAAGATGTTCATTTATGGATTACATCTGGCAATAGAAAGGCATATTTGCAATTAGTAAATCAAAGCAGCACAGCAATATTAGCGAAATGGATATAACAAAAAAAGAGAGGCAAATACAGACTTTGTGAATTTTGGGGGGGGAACAAGACCCACAGAGAAATGATAAGTGAGAGTAAAACTAAAACCTCTTATGTAATGAGAGACACTCCATCCAGTGACTACATGACTGCAACCTAACGCCCAAGTTAGCCTAACAGCTAGCTAAATAAATAGCTTCCCTCCACAAGATGAATTTTGACTCAACACACAATGGTATGCAAGTTTCACCCAGAATCCTCCAGTAAGTTATGTCCTAAACCAAAACCCCTAATTGAAATTGGTCAAAAAGGCAACCATTCGTGACATcaaattgaattttgaaaataggtGCAGTCCAAAAATTGTAAATCAAAATACATGTCAGCATAGTATATTTCTAACCATGAGAAGACTCAACGTCCAAAATCAGGTCAAGCGCATAATCATAATATGGAACTTGACTGCTCAAGCCGCAAAGATTGAAATCATCCTGAATGTATTCATCATCAACTTCACAGAAAAATTCATTTCCTCGCAAATTGCAAAACCACGAAATCCATGATGTATCATCTCCATCAGAACCACTAACATCCGACTCTTCACTGTCTGTTTCAGATTCCTCTGGAATCAATGCAAACGAGGTAACCATCAGCAGACAAAAATGAAAGACAACTTTTTAATCAGCTGTATATTACAAGTAGAAATTACATCAATGTCTtgtaaaaaaaacacacacttTGTCATTTGCCTCACAAAAATGTGATTTGAATTGCCAGCTACAGCCCtcccatgaaaaaaattatcagAAAACCCagcttaaaatcaaattttcCAGAAGAGATTGTATTTAACTTTccggcaaaagaaagaaagaaacatccTAAGCCCACTAGCACTTGGCAACATCTAATTAATATTACTCTTACGACAGATTGGATCTGTAGAAGCACGTAGGACATCAAAGTCCAAATTACTACTTTAATTTGATTACCCATCACATGATTACTATCAGAAGACAGCAAAAAGCCATCTATTTGTCAATCATAGTATAGCAGACTCTCAAATAAGACTAACAATAGAATTTAATGCATATCCATTAAAAAttggatggagagagagagagagagagagagagagagagagagagagagagagagagagagagagagagagagagagagagagagagagtcgtaGAAAAGTCTCAGAACTTCAAATAAGTTTAATTTCTCTGCTTGCTGTAACCATATGTTATGACTACCAGTCTTATATTAACAAagcatgagaaagaaaaagCCATATGCAAAAAAATCCAGTTATAGGCTTACAGCTCTTGCAATTGAGGACTAGAGATTATATGTCGCCTTAGTCCACCACTACAAATTCCACAAATGGCAATCGGTAAGGAATAAAACGTTGCCTAATTAGATCTAACATGCTAATTTTGCTTCATAACATATCATAACTCGCAAAGCTGCTTTACCCAACTCAGATCCTATATCACGAAGGTGCTTCATCAATCAATTTAGTCCTACCCAGTACTAGCTGTTTTTTCATATAAcacgagggaaaaaaaaaaagaaaaaagaaaaagaagaagcactTCAGAAACGAAACGCAATATATATAACACAAGCTGAAACTGAAGAGACTGAGTAAACCCAGATCACCCACAAAATCCGCTTCCACAATAAAAACACACAGTCCGGACCATtcagaggggagagagagggggggggggggggggggggacaaaAATAAGGAATGGCTGACCATCGGAACACTTGTTCTTGGAAAGCGAAGTTGGGCGAGAATCGCGAGGATCAAGCTGCTGCGATTTACCGGTGGACGTGGAAGGCACAGAGAGCTTTTCTTTGTCCTTACTGTTGAGACCACCCCTCGAAGTGGACGGGGACGACTTCTCTAGGTGCTTGTCCAGCGCATCGTTGATGCGCTTGCGATCCAGCGGGCCTGCCACGATTTCTGATCTCGAcgacccacctccacctcctcgATCCCGATACATAATTTCTGTCCAAATACCTCACTAGCTCTTACACGATGCCCGGGATTCGAAAAGGCCAAAGATTTCAAGCTCTGTGGCCGTTTATATATCGGTCACTAATATGTCTGGACGTACAAACAGAGAAAGACCCTCTCAATTTGGACAATAATGGTGGGGAgggaattagggtttttgggatcGGACGGTCATGTCTTGGAGGGGGAAGAGAGATCGAGGTTGGTAGAGCATGGATTGGAAGAGGAATAGAGAAGTAGATAGAGAAAAATAGAAGTAGAAAGCTAGGGTTTCTGATTGTGACAAATACGGGAATGGGAGAGACGCCGAGCTCCTGTTAGGATCCCCACTGTCTCTCTTTGTTTTGTCCTCCTTCCTGTATCTGTATCATCATTTGTTTTTgggtttaaattattattattatttgtttttatttcattttttttcagatAGTTTATTTTCTGAATTTTGTTACACGTaatactaataattttttaatataattaacatgAAATTTTTTAACGTCAATGAAATAc includes:
- the LOC122291693 gene encoding putative casein kinase II subunit beta-4 isoform X2, coding for MYRDRGGGGGSSRSEIVAGPLDRKRINDALDKHLEKSSPSTSRGGLNSKDKEKLSVPSTSTGKSQQLDPRDSRPTSLSKNKCSDEESETDSEESDVSGSDGDDTSWISWFCNLRGNEFFCEVDDEYIQDDFNLCGLSSQVPYYDYALDLILDVESSHGDMFTEEQNELVESAAEMLYGLIHVRYILTSKGMTAMLEKYKNYDFGRCPRVYCCGQPCLPVGQSDIPRSSTVKIYCPKCEDIYYPRSKYQGNIDGAYFGTTFPHLFLMTYGHLKPQKAIQSYVPRVFGFKIHKP
- the LOC122291693 gene encoding putative casein kinase II subunit beta-4 isoform X1, with the translated sequence MYRDRGGGGGSSRSEIVAGPLDRKRINDALDKHLEKSSPSTSRGGLNSKDKEKLSVPSTSTGKSQQLDPRDSRPTSLSKNKCSDEESETDSEESDVSGSDGDDTSWISWFCNLRGNEFFCEVDDEYIQDDFNLCGLSSQVPYYDYALDLILDVESSHGDMFTEEQNELVESAAEMLYGLIHVRYILTSKGMTAMLLNLLQLEKYKNYDFGRCPRVYCCGQPCLPVGQSDIPRSSTVKIYCPKCEDIYYPRSKYQGNIDGAYFGTTFPHLFLMTYGHLKPQKAIQSYVPRVFGFKIHKP